A single genomic interval of Selenobaculum gibii harbors:
- a CDS encoding chemotaxis protein CheD, translating into MSDLIRVGMADYKVGRSPSSLISYGLGSCIGIAIYDSATRVGGLSHIMLPDSKQARSNENPAKFADTALPLMVQEMITLGAVKSRMIAKIAGGAQMFKFANATDIMRVGERNAEAVKQVLKEIGIKIIAEDTGGNYGRTVELRLDTGVYRIKTIDKGEKEL; encoded by the coding sequence ATGTCTGATTTAATTAGGGTTGGGATGGCTGATTATAAAGTTGGTCGTTCACCATCATCTTTGATTAGTTATGGTCTTGGCTCATGCATAGGTATAGCTATTTATGATTCTGCTACTAGGGTAGGCGGATTGTCTCATATTATGTTACCTGATAGTAAACAAGCAAGGTCTAATGAAAATCCTGCTAAGTTTGCTGATACTGCACTTCCACTTATGGTTCAAGAAATGATTACATTAGGAGCTGTAAAGTCTCGTATGATAGCTAAAATAGCTGGTGGAGCTCAAATGTTTAAATTTGCGAATGCTACAGATATTATGCGAGTTGGTGAGCGGAATGCAGAGGCTGTAAAGCAAGTATTAAAAGAAATTGGAATAAAAATTATCGCTGAAGATACCGGTGGAAATTATGGTCGTACGGTAGAATTAAGGTTAGATACTGGCGTGTATCGTATAAAAACAATTGATAAAGGCGAAAAAGAGCTATAG
- a CDS encoding DUF6115 domain-containing protein produces the protein MISGVIFFLLIVCGGIFLFFKHAKITRKIDAVADSTDYFQLQLEESAEQIISKLRNHVEHLEYLIQEADEKIFALDQRLKRFDTLNRIQTDVEKNIITEEAIENSSALEEKVELNISEINQQVYDLISQGIDTNEIAKRTGIGKGAVLLISQMYKKK, from the coding sequence ATGATTAGTGGAGTTATTTTTTTTTTGTTGATTGTATGTGGTGGAATTTTTTTGTTTTTTAAACATGCGAAAATCACAAGAAAAATTGATGCAGTGGCAGATTCTACAGATTATTTTCAATTACAATTAGAAGAGTCTGCTGAACAGATTATTTCAAAGTTGAGAAATCATGTGGAGCATTTGGAATATTTAATTCAAGAGGCCGATGAAAAGATTTTTGCGTTAGATCAACGACTGAAAAGATTTGATACTTTAAATAGAATTCAAACGGATGTTGAAAAAAATATAATTACTGAAGAAGCAATTGAGAATTCATCTGCACTCGAAGAAAAAGTAGAACTGAATATAAGTGAGATAAATCAACAAGTTTATGATCTTATAAGTCAAGGGATAGATACTAATGAAATTGCGAAAAGAACTGGGATTGGAAAAGGTGCAGTTTTATTGATTAGTCAAATGTATAAGAAAAAATAA
- the tsf gene encoding translation elongation factor Ts — protein MATITAAMVKELREMTGAGMMDCKKALNETEGNIEKAVDFLREKGLAAAAKKAGRVAAEGVVEAYIHGGGRIGVMVEVNCETDFVAKTDDFKALARDIAMQIAATNPLFVRREEVDEAVLEHEREVLRAQALNEGKPEKIVEKMIVGRIEKYYKEICLMEQTFIKNPDQTIADLINSSIAKIGENISIRRFARYQLGEGIEKKENDFAAEVMAAVK, from the coding sequence ATGGCAACTATAACTGCTGCAATGGTTAAAGAATTACGTGAGATGACTGGTGCTGGAATGATGGACTGTAAAAAGGCACTGAATGAAACGGAAGGTAACATCGAGAAAGCGGTTGATTTTTTACGTGAAAAAGGTCTAGCGGCTGCTGCAAAAAAAGCCGGTCGTGTTGCTGCTGAAGGTGTAGTTGAAGCTTACATACACGGTGGCGGAAGAATTGGTGTTATGGTTGAAGTTAACTGTGAGACAGACTTTGTCGCAAAAACAGATGATTTCAAAGCACTAGCTCGTGATATTGCAATGCAAATTGCTGCTACAAATCCTCTATTTGTTCGTCGTGAAGAGGTTGATGAAGCGGTACTAGAACATGAACGTGAAGTATTACGTGCTCAAGCATTAAATGAAGGCAAACCAGAAAAAATCGTTGAAAAGATGATTGTTGGTCGTATTGAAAAATATTACAAAGAAATTTGTTTAATGGAACAAACTTTTATTAAAAATCCAGATCAAACAATTGCTGACTTAATCAATAGTTCTATTGCAAAAATTGGTGAAAATATTTCCATTAGAAGATTTGCTAGATACCAGCTTGGTGAAGGTATTGAGAAAAAAGAAAATGATTTTGCTGCAGAAGTAATGGCTGCTGTAAAATAA
- a CDS encoding DUF342 domain-containing protein yields the protein MDGEKYSQTEIDSNNKKGYNLDFSENGVFLQVFPRDNDEVLFELNDITNNLEERGIKEYPIDIIAKAMRESTGELIKIVEEKKAIESSDNLAEKDVPAIKKEPKITISVSRDRMEAVLKIEREANDQEPTIEMIQAKLAEKNIVYGIDESAIKEAIGIDSCELLIAKGQRPVNGENAQIIKPKNMENKGKPVELEDGKVDFKNLNLFVIVHEGDLLAERIPHTMGTPGTDVHGQTVAAKPGKTAMLPVGKNTKIVDEHKLISLIDGQLTLNGNKFSVLPTIEIKGDVDLSTGNIDFIGSVIVRGSVQTGFSIKATGDVEIYGTISGGTVEGKNIIIKAGIQGMQRGYIKAAEDIKSSFAENANLIAGRDIFITEAILHSNVSAGKRVVVQGRRGIIAGGVTVAGEEILVKCAGNQMDTATRLEVGINPMLKEEYKKVKQDLSKSENALDQAQKSLNLLKAINPAVLSPAKKELLLKLTKSQFPLAGEVKKLKDRLIEIEDSFEELKVGKVKVSEKVYPGVKIIVGSVIRNINTLMQHCRFYEEDNEIKIGPF from the coding sequence ATGGATGGAGAAAAGTATTCACAGACCGAAATTGATAGTAATAATAAAAAGGGATATAATCTGGATTTTTCTGAAAATGGAGTTTTTTTACAAGTATTCCCAAGGGATAATGATGAAGTTTTATTTGAATTAAACGACATAACAAATAATCTGGAAGAACGAGGAATAAAAGAATATCCTATAGATATCATTGCAAAGGCGATGAGAGAAAGTACAGGTGAGTTAATAAAGATAGTTGAAGAAAAGAAAGCTATTGAATCATCTGATAATTTAGCAGAAAAAGATGTTCCAGCGATAAAAAAGGAACCTAAGATAACAATTAGTGTTAGTAGAGATCGTATGGAAGCAGTATTGAAAATTGAGCGAGAAGCAAATGATCAAGAACCAACGATAGAAATGATTCAAGCTAAATTAGCAGAAAAAAATATTGTTTATGGAATTGATGAATCTGCAATTAAAGAAGCTATAGGCATAGATAGTTGCGAACTTCTTATAGCTAAAGGGCAGCGCCCTGTAAATGGCGAAAATGCACAGATTATAAAGCCTAAAAATATGGAAAACAAAGGGAAACCAGTTGAACTGGAGGATGGTAAAGTAGATTTTAAAAATTTAAATCTTTTTGTTATTGTGCATGAAGGAGATCTACTAGCCGAACGGATTCCACATACAATGGGGACTCCGGGAACGGATGTTCATGGGCAAACAGTTGCGGCAAAGCCAGGAAAGACAGCTATGCTGCCCGTAGGAAAGAATACGAAAATTGTAGATGAACATAAATTAATTTCTTTAATTGATGGACAACTAACGTTAAATGGTAATAAATTTTCTGTATTACCTACAATTGAAATAAAAGGGGATGTAGATTTATCTACTGGAAATATTGATTTTATTGGAAGTGTGATTGTTCGAGGTAGCGTACAGACAGGCTTTTCAATTAAAGCTACAGGTGATGTTGAAATTTATGGCACGATAAGCGGTGGCACGGTAGAAGGAAAAAATATCATCATAAAAGCTGGGATTCAAGGCATGCAAAGAGGATATATTAAAGCAGCGGAAGACATAAAATCAAGCTTTGCTGAAAATGCAAATTTAATTGCAGGACGTGATATTTTTATTACTGAGGCAATTTTACACTCAAATGTAAGCGCAGGAAAGCGGGTAGTAGTACAAGGGCGACGAGGAATTATTGCCGGGGGAGTCACTGTTGCAGGTGAAGAAATTCTTGTAAAATGTGCAGGGAATCAGATGGATACGGCTACACGACTTGAGGTGGGGATTAATCCAATGCTAAAGGAAGAATATAAAAAGGTGAAGCAGGATTTATCGAAATCTGAAAATGCGTTAGATCAAGCTCAGAAATCTTTAAATTTACTAAAAGCAATTAACCCAGCAGTTTTGTCCCCTGCGAAAAAAGAATTATTATTAAAACTTACGAAATCACAATTTCCTCTTGCTGGTGAAGTAAAAAAATTAAAAGATAGATTAATTGAAATTGAAGATTCTTTTGAAGAGCTAAAAGTGGGAAAAGTTAAAGTTTCAGAAAAAGTTTATCCCGGAGTAAAAATTATTGTCGGATCAGTAATAAGGAATATTAATACATTAATGCAACATTGCCGTTTTTATGAAGAAGATAATGAAATAAAAATAGGTCCTTTCTAA
- the pyrH gene encoding UMP kinase — translation MEETKYKRVILKLSGEALAGDKGFGIDPVVVDSIAQEIKKIREHNIDVAVVVGGGNIWRGLAGSAKGMDRATADYMGMLATVMNSLALQDALEKFGVDTRVQSAIEMRQMAEVYIRRKAIRHLEKGRVVIFGAGTGNPYFSTDTTAALRAAEIEADVILMAKKNTDGVYDSDPKYNPDAKKFDALEYIEILQRGLAVMDSTATSLCMDNEIPLIVFNIDDHSNILKVALGQNIGTVVGGKP, via the coding sequence TTGGAAGAGACTAAATATAAACGTGTAATTCTTAAACTAAGTGGTGAAGCACTAGCTGGTGATAAAGGGTTTGGTATTGACCCAGTTGTTGTGGATTCTATTGCACAAGAAATAAAGAAAATTCGTGAACATAATATTGATGTAGCTGTAGTTGTTGGTGGAGGAAATATTTGGCGTGGACTAGCTGGAAGCGCAAAAGGCATGGATAGAGCTACAGCGGATTATATGGGAATGCTTGCAACAGTAATGAATTCTTTAGCATTACAAGATGCTTTAGAAAAATTTGGTGTGGACACTAGGGTGCAAAGTGCGATTGAAATGCGTCAAATGGCAGAGGTATATATTAGACGTAAAGCAATTCGCCATTTAGAAAAAGGCAGAGTTGTTATTTTTGGTGCTGGAACAGGTAATCCTTATTTTTCAACGGATACAACCGCAGCACTTCGTGCTGCTGAAATAGAAGCAGATGTTATATTAATGGCTAAGAAAAATACAGATGGAGTATATGATTCTGATCCTAAATATAATCCGGATGCAAAAAAATTCGACGCTTTAGAATATATCGAGATTTTACAACGTGGTTTAGCGGTAATGGATTCTACAGCAACGAGTTTGTGTATGGATAATGAAATTCCGCTTATCGTATTTAATATTGATGATCACAGTAATATTTTGAAAGTGGCATTAGGGCAAAATATTGGTACTGTTGTGGGAGGTAAACCTTAA
- a CDS encoding flagellar brake protein codes for MAKIEKVETSKALKIGQRIEVTLLQDENQNRYSSRIEDIEDNKLILALPMEQGYPIIPMRGSVFEAKFVTEASAFRFSAVFMEKRMGAVPVWITSLPRFVEKFQQREFVRVETSVPLKVQLLNKEDNTLLSPITTYVRDISGGGMRIILDKSLKKGEKLYIEIELPEVGLLTTYCEVVRSFQPIKDEKIFWIGTRFIDLPNITRSKLIRFIFKRQREIIQKAFISGRG; via the coding sequence GTGGCAAAGATAGAGAAGGTGGAGACCAGTAAAGCTTTAAAAATTGGTCAACGTATAGAAGTTACACTTTTGCAAGATGAAAATCAGAATAGATATAGTAGTAGAATTGAAGATATTGAGGATAACAAATTAATTTTAGCTTTACCAATGGAACAAGGATATCCAATCATTCCCATGCGGGGTAGCGTATTTGAAGCAAAGTTTGTAACAGAGGCATCGGCTTTTCGTTTTTCGGCGGTATTTATGGAAAAGCGGATGGGAGCAGTTCCTGTATGGATTACTTCATTGCCAAGGTTTGTAGAAAAATTTCAACAACGTGAATTTGTTCGTGTAGAAACTAGTGTCCCATTGAAAGTTCAACTGCTAAATAAAGAAGATAATACATTACTTTCACCTATTACTACATATGTTCGCGATATTAGTGGCGGCGGGATGAGAATTATTTTAGATAAAAGTTTGAAAAAAGGTGAAAAGCTTTATATAGAAATTGAGTTACCAGAGGTTGGATTATTAACAACCTATTGCGAGGTGGTAAGATCGTTTCAACCCATTAAAGATGAAAAAATTTTTTGGATTGGCACGCGCTTTATTGACTTACCGAATATTACACGAAGTAAGTTAATTCGCTTTATTTTTAAGCGACAGAGGGAGATTATACAAAAGGCATTTATTTCTGGCAGGGGGTGA
- a CDS encoding FliA/WhiG family RNA polymerase sigma factor: MSNNQEYDIQELWIAYQEKKSPIIREHIVNHYLSLVNLIAGRIAISLPAYVDRDDLISCGFFGLLDAIERYDPVRGNKFETYAGVRIRGAILDSLRAKDWLPVSLRQKIRKYEKTVEELEGKLGRAATDKEIVDALKISIQDLNSLLNQLNIATIIPLETYVKNETAQDSIDGPAKQFEIKEVQENLAKAIDKLPEKEKLVISLYYYEELTLKEISLILKLSEARISQLHTKAVFRLRGYLARNKMSFIE, translated from the coding sequence ATGTCAAATAATCAAGAATATGATATTCAAGAGTTATGGATAGCTTACCAAGAAAAAAAAAGTCCTATCATTCGTGAGCATATCGTAAATCATTATTTGTCTTTAGTTAATTTAATTGCTGGTCGAATTGCGATTAGTCTACCTGCTTATGTGGATCGTGATGATTTAATTAGCTGTGGTTTTTTCGGATTGTTAGATGCCATCGAACGTTACGATCCGGTTCGCGGTAATAAATTTGAAACATATGCCGGAGTAAGGATTAGGGGGGCTATTTTAGATTCTTTAAGAGCTAAGGATTGGTTGCCAGTTTCTCTTAGGCAAAAAATTCGTAAATATGAAAAAACTGTTGAAGAGCTTGAGGGCAAGCTAGGAAGGGCTGCAACGGATAAAGAGATTGTAGATGCATTAAAGATATCTATACAGGATCTGAATTCTTTACTTAATCAGCTTAATATAGCAACGATTATTCCTTTGGAAACTTATGTAAAAAATGAAACTGCACAAGATAGTATTGATGGTCCAGCAAAACAATTTGAAATTAAAGAGGTACAAGAAAATTTAGCAAAAGCAATTGATAAGTTGCCAGAAAAAGAGAAGCTCGTAATTTCTTTATATTATTATGAAGAATTAACTTTAAAAGAAATCAGTCTTATTTTAAAGTTATCGGAGGCTAGAATTTCACAATTACATACGAAAGCTGTCTTTCGATTAAGAGGATATTTAGCTAGAAATAAAATGAGTTTCATAGAATAA
- a CDS encoding protein-glutamate methylesterase/protein-glutamine glutaminase: MIKIFIADDSALMRTLLSDLFSKEADFQVIGTASNGREAVEKIKVLKPDLVTMDINMPIMDGIDALEIIMKECPTSVIMISSLTKAGADATIKALSLGAVDFIQKVSGTIFRVDMIKREILDKCRAAVKVNFKKTTFVESFPKLEYPKKSFASFNSFQKDFKVASKKMDEKIIAIGTSTGGPRALQQVITKLPEDLPCGVVVVQHMPPGFTKSLAERLNSLSKVTVKEAEHNDVVSPGTIFIAPGNYHMTVESQGDKRVIHLNQDPPLASHRPAVDILFSSLAKFGDRVVAAILTGMGSDGAKGMKCIKEHGGFAIAEDESTAVVYGMPKAVVELGLADRVRPIDAIADELVQIVKK, from the coding sequence ATGATTAAGATTTTTATTGCAGATGATTCAGCCCTAATGAGAACTCTATTATCGGACTTGTTTTCGAAAGAGGCAGATTTTCAGGTTATAGGAACTGCTAGTAATGGAAGAGAAGCGGTTGAGAAAATTAAAGTTCTTAAGCCAGACTTAGTAACTATGGATATCAACATGCCAATAATGGATGGTATTGATGCACTCGAAATTATTATGAAGGAATGTCCAACATCTGTGATAATGATTAGTAGTTTAACAAAGGCTGGAGCTGATGCTACAATAAAAGCATTATCTTTAGGAGCTGTTGATTTTATACAAAAAGTTTCTGGTACGATTTTCCGAGTAGATATGATAAAACGTGAAATTTTAGATAAATGTAGAGCTGCTGTCAAAGTTAATTTTAAAAAAACAACTTTTGTTGAAAGCTTTCCAAAGCTTGAGTATCCTAAAAAAAGTTTTGCTTCTTTTAATAGCTTTCAAAAAGACTTTAAGGTGGCATCTAAAAAAATGGATGAAAAAATCATTGCTATTGGGACGTCAACGGGTGGTCCAAGGGCTTTGCAACAGGTGATAACGAAGTTACCAGAGGATTTACCTTGTGGTGTAGTAGTTGTACAACATATGCCACCCGGTTTCACAAAATCGTTAGCGGAACGTTTAAATTCACTTTCAAAGGTTACTGTGAAAGAGGCAGAACACAATGATGTTGTTAGTCCTGGAACAATTTTCATAGCCCCGGGGAATTATCATATGACCGTCGAGAGTCAAGGCGATAAAAGAGTTATACATTTAAATCAAGATCCACCACTAGCAAGTCATAGACCTGCAGTTGATATTTTATTTTCATCTCTTGCGAAATTCGGAGATAGAGTAGTTGCGGCTATTCTTACTGGAATGGGAAGTGATGGGGCAAAAGGAATGAAGTGTATTAAAGAACATGGTGGATTTGCAATAGCAGAAGATGAATCTACTGCAGTAGTATATGGCATGCCAAAAGCGGTTGTTGAACTTGGATTAGCTGATAGAGTTAGACCGATTGATGCAATTGCTGATGAATTAGTTCAAATCGTTAAAAAATAG
- a CDS encoding chemotaxis protein CheW — MSEKTYSNDEVQLVAFKLGKEEYGVSILHVQEIKRLTDITRVPYTPGFIKGVMNLRGSVLPVIDLKNRLGLFEEPYSEDTRIIIVKVDDISIGMIVDAVTEVLSIAPEHIEEPEAVVDGNGNNFISGVGNLDNRLIIMLNLNEIIGLTGETK, encoded by the coding sequence ATGTCAGAAAAAACGTATTCTAATGATGAAGTTCAATTAGTTGCTTTTAAATTAGGGAAAGAAGAATATGGGGTTAGCATTTTGCATGTGCAAGAGATTAAACGTTTGACGGATATAACACGTGTTCCATATACTCCTGGCTTTATTAAAGGCGTTATGAATTTACGTGGTAGTGTGTTGCCAGTTATTGATTTAAAAAACCGTTTAGGTCTTTTTGAAGAACCATATTCTGAAGATACTCGTATTATCATTGTAAAAGTAGATGATATATCAATTGGAATGATTGTTGATGCGGTAACTGAAGTATTGTCTATTGCGCCAGAACATATTGAGGAACCAGAAGCAGTTGTGGATGGCAATGGTAATAATTTTATTAGTGGAGTTGGAAATTTGGATAATCGTTTAATTATTATGTTAAATCTTAATGAAATTATTGGTTTGACGGGAGAGACTAAGTAG
- a CDS encoding chemotaxis protein CheA: protein MDTNQYMGMFLEESREHLQTLNSCLLELEHSPEDPDVLNEIFRSAHTIKGMSATMGFTEIAELTHEMENVLDLLRKNQLKANEDIVDTIFKCVDTLEQMVENISSESANNIDVTELVAKLVAIAKGESIPTAPPQEEAKEKEPVVSEVVVELNDTETTIIKKAMESGLQVFDIKVSLSPNCLLKSARVYMVMNALDEIGDVLKSIPSSEDLEQENFESSFELIVATATEQARVQQLLSSISEITEVIVESLELPKSEAKAVVAEDNKKMQEASSAKRSQEKTKAPIAPSSSGSIDKKLKSGQSVRVDIEKLDSLLNLVGELVINKTRLEQIGITHRLTELVETIEQMDRVTTDLQSVVMKVRMVPVGQVFNRFPRMVRDLSRELNKEINLTIEGEETELDRTVIDEIGDPLVHLIRNSLDHGIEHPDERLAKGKEPTGEVRLIARHEGNNVIIMVEDDGKGINPEIIKSKAVEKGLITQEDADKMEDNEAVRLVFLAGFSTADVITDVSGRGVGMDVVKNKIESLGGLIDVETKLDEGSKFKIRLPLTLAIIQALLVKVQEEIYAIPLGSIDSTINITTDNIKTIQNREVILLRGQIIPIIRLNDVLHVPKVEESNDKDLFVVVVHMGDQKAGIIVDNLIGQQEIVIKTLGKLLAGIKVIAGATILGNGQVALILDVGTLMQ, encoded by the coding sequence ATGGACACCAACCAGTATATGGGAATGTTTTTAGAAGAATCACGTGAACATTTACAAACACTGAATAGCTGTCTACTTGAGTTAGAGCATAGTCCAGAAGATCCAGATGTATTAAATGAGATTTTTCGGAGTGCGCACACAATAAAAGGTATGTCAGCTACAATGGGATTTACCGAAATTGCTGAGCTGACACATGAAATGGAAAATGTTCTTGATTTACTACGTAAAAACCAATTAAAGGCAAATGAGGATATTGTTGATACGATTTTTAAGTGTGTAGATACTTTAGAACAAATGGTGGAAAATATTTCTAGTGAGTCTGCTAACAATATTGATGTAACAGAATTAGTAGCAAAACTTGTTGCTATAGCAAAAGGTGAATCAATTCCTACTGCTCCTCCCCAAGAAGAGGCAAAAGAAAAAGAACCTGTAGTATCTGAGGTTGTAGTGGAGCTAAATGATACTGAGACAACAATTATAAAGAAGGCAATGGAATCAGGATTGCAAGTTTTTGATATAAAAGTATCCTTAAGTCCAAATTGTTTATTGAAATCTGCAAGAGTTTATATGGTGATGAATGCATTAGATGAAATTGGTGATGTTTTGAAATCAATTCCATCTTCGGAAGATTTAGAACAAGAAAATTTTGAATCAAGTTTTGAACTTATTGTTGCAACAGCAACGGAACAAGCAAGAGTACAACAACTTCTATCGTCAATTTCTGAAATTACAGAAGTTATAGTTGAATCTTTAGAGCTACCTAAATCGGAAGCGAAAGCAGTGGTGGCTGAGGATAATAAAAAAATGCAAGAAGCTTCATCAGCAAAAAGAAGTCAGGAAAAAACAAAGGCACCGATAGCGCCATCGTCGAGTGGTAGTATTGATAAAAAATTAAAGAGTGGGCAATCGGTAAGAGTTGACATCGAAAAGCTTGATTCTTTATTAAATCTTGTTGGTGAGTTAGTCATTAATAAAACTCGTTTGGAGCAAATTGGGATAACACATAGATTAACTGAATTAGTTGAAACGATTGAACAAATGGATAGAGTAACGACTGATTTGCAATCTGTAGTGATGAAAGTCAGAATGGTTCCAGTGGGGCAAGTTTTTAATCGCTTCCCGCGGATGGTTCGAGATTTATCACGTGAATTAAACAAGGAAATTAATTTGACTATTGAGGGTGAAGAGACTGAACTTGATAGAACAGTTATTGATGAAATTGGTGATCCTTTAGTTCATTTAATTCGAAATTCTCTTGATCATGGAATTGAACATCCGGATGAGCGTCTTGCGAAAGGTAAAGAACCGACTGGTGAGGTTCGATTGATTGCGCGTCATGAAGGGAATAACGTTATTATCATGGTTGAAGATGATGGTAAGGGTATTAATCCGGAAATAATTAAATCTAAAGCGGTAGAAAAAGGCTTAATTACACAAGAAGATGCCGATAAAATGGAGGATAACGAAGCAGTACGATTAGTGTTTTTAGCAGGATTTTCTACAGCTGATGTCATCACTGATGTATCTGGACGCGGCGTAGGTATGGATGTTGTAAAAAATAAAATTGAATCGCTTGGTGGATTAATTGATGTTGAAACAAAGTTGGACGAAGGAAGTAAATTTAAAATTCGCTTACCTTTAACATTAGCGATTATCCAGGCTTTACTAGTAAAGGTACAGGAAGAAATTTATGCTATTCCTTTAGGCTCTATTGATAGTACAATTAATATAACGACAGATAATATCAAAACAATTCAAAATAGAGAAGTTATTTTACTTCGTGGACAGATTATTCCAATTATAAGATTAAATGATGTCTTACATGTACCAAAAGTAGAGGAAAGTAACGATAAGGATTTATTTGTTGTTGTTGTACATATGGGGGATCAAAAAGCGGGGATTATTGTTGACAATTTAATTGGGCAACAAGAAATTGTAATTAAAACGCTGGGAAAATTGTTAGCTGGAATAAAAGTAATTGCTGGTGCGACGATTCTAGGAAATGGTCAAGTTGCATTAATTTTAGATGTTGGCACTTTAATGCAGTAA
- the rpsB gene encoding 30S ribosomal protein S2, producing the protein MAVISMKQLLEAGVHFGHQTRRWNPKMATYIFTERNGIYIIDLQKTVKKVDEAYNFLRDVAAQGETILFVGTKKQAQEAVKDEAIKSDMYYVNERWLGGMLTNFQTIQKRINRLKQLETMEEDGTFEVLTKKEVLSLRHEMERLQKFLGGIKNMDKLPGALFVIDPRKERIAVAEAKKLGIPIVGIVDTNCDPDEIDYVIPGNDDAIRAVKLLTARMADAIIEGRQGEQLEEAADAE; encoded by the coding sequence ATGGCAGTTATTTCAATGAAACAATTATTAGAAGCTGGTGTTCATTTTGGACATCAAACAAGAAGATGGAATCCTAAAATGGCTACATACATCTTCACAGAACGTAATGGAATTTATATTATTGACTTACAAAAAACAGTAAAAAAAGTTGATGAAGCTTATAATTTCTTACGCGATGTTGCAGCCCAAGGTGAAACAATTCTTTTTGTTGGTACAAAAAAACAAGCGCAAGAAGCTGTAAAAGACGAAGCAATTAAATCTGACATGTATTATGTTAATGAAAGATGGTTAGGCGGAATGTTAACAAACTTCCAAACTATCCAAAAACGTATTAATCGTTTAAAACAGTTGGAAACCATGGAAGAAGATGGCACTTTTGAAGTGTTAACTAAAAAAGAAGTTCTTTCTCTTCGTCATGAAATGGAAAGATTACAAAAATTCTTAGGCGGAATTAAAAACATGGATAAACTTCCAGGAGCTTTATTCGTGATTGATCCTCGCAAAGAAAGAATTGCTGTTGCGGAAGCAAAAAAACTAGGTATTCCTATTGTTGGTATTGTTGATACAAATTGTGATCCAGATGAAATTGACTATGTAATTCCTGGTAATGATGATGCGATTCGTGCAGTTAAACTTCTTACAGCTAGAATGGCAGATGCTATTATCGAAGGTCGTCAAGGGGAGCAACTTGAAGAAGCTGCAGACGCTGAATAA
- a CDS encoding chemotaxis protein CheC, with product MNEVAILSDEMLKLSPMQLDALREIGNVGAGNSATALSQIINRKIDMSVPDVAIMPLDEVPDVVGGPDVMVVGVFLRVYGLAPGSVLFLLPKESAFYLIDMLMGKERGQTQSLDFMDESALMEIGNILAGAYLNALSYFTKLTLLPSIPALAMDMAGAILSVVLVQLGQMGDHALVIETEFLSEDDGIKGHFFLIPDPGSLDTILAAVGVK from the coding sequence ATGAATGAGGTGGCAATTTTGTCAGATGAAATGTTAAAGCTATCGCCAATGCAATTAGATGCCCTAAGAGAAATTGGAAATGTCGGAGCAGGTAATTCTGCGACAGCTTTATCACAAATTATTAATCGTAAAATTGATATGTCGGTTCCAGACGTTGCTATTATGCCACTAGATGAAGTTCCTGATGTAGTTGGTGGCCCTGATGTAATGGTTGTAGGGGTATTTTTAAGAGTATATGGACTGGCTCCAGGCAGTGTTTTGTTTTTATTGCCTAAAGAAAGTGCTTTTTATCTTATTGATATGTTAATGGGGAAAGAGCGTGGGCAAACACAAAGCCTAGATTTTATGGATGAATCGGCTTTGATGGAGATTGGTAATATTTTAGCAGGAGCGTATTTAAATGCATTGTCTTATTTTACAAAATTAACTCTTTTACCGTCTATTCCAGCGTTGGCAATGGATATGGCAGGAGCTATATTGAGTGTAGTTTTAGTTCAATTAGGACAGATGGGAGATCATGCATTGGTAATTGAGACTGAATTTTTATCAGAGGATGATGGCATCAAAGGTCACTTTTTCCTAATTCCTGATCCAGGATCACTAGATACGATTTTAGCCGCGGTAGGAGTGAAATAG